The window CGTCGGGCTTCACGATCGGGTCAGCGCCTTCCATCAGCGTGACCAGGCCGACGCTGCGCTTGTCCAGGCTGGACGACTGCCAGTGTGCGAGGTGCGCGTCGAGGTCGGAGCGCGACACGATGAGCTTGACGCGCGGATCCTCGTCGGCCAGCCGCCGGTAGTAGTCCATCTGCGCGCGCGCCATCGACTCGGCTTCCTGCGGCGTGCTGTAACCGATGCGCTGGTCGCCGCCGAACGCCGACGAGCGCGGCGAGACGTAGATGGTGGAGAACACGACGGCGACATCGCCGGCCAGCAGATCGGGCAGGCCGACGGTGGCCAGCCCCTCGCGGCCCTGGCCGCTGTCGCCGCCGTCGGCGGCGCGCTTGTCGGCTACGCTGGTGCGGAAGTCCCGCGCGCCGACCAACGCATTGTAGGCGATGTCTTCGTGAGCGTCGACTATGATCATGATGGACTCCGGCGCCCGCACGGAAGGCGCGGGCTGGTGGGTATTAGCCTTTGTACGCATCCTTCGACAGGCTCAGGCTTCGACAGGCTCAGCCCGCGCGCCTAGCCTTCATATGCGATCTGGCTGAACTTCATCAGCTTGTGCAGGCTGTGCTCGGCCTTGACGCGCCGGAATGTGCCGGAGCGCGAGCGCATGATCAGCGAATCGGTGCTGACCGAGTCGCCGCGATAGCGCACGCCCTCAAGCAGTTCGCCGTCGGTGATGCCAGTGATGGCGAAGAAGACGTTGTCGCTGCGAACCAGGTCGTTCATCCCGAGCACGCGCTTGAGATCGAGCCCCGCATCGAGAGCGCGGCGGCGCTCGGACTCGTCGCGCGGCCAGAGCTTGCACTGGATATTGCCGCCGAGGCACTTGATGGCGGCGGCCGAGATGACCGCCTCCGGCGAGCCGCCGATACCCATCAGCACGTCAACCGGCATATTGGGCGACGACGCCTGCAGCGCGCCGGCCACGTCGCCGTCGCTGATCAGCTTCAGGCGCGCGCCGGCAGCGCGAATCTGCGCAATCAGTTCGTTATGGCGCGGGCGGTCAAGCACCGTCACGGTCAGCTCTTCCAGATCCTTGCCGTAGGCGCGCGCGATGTTTTCCAGGTTGTCGCGCACCGGCGCGTCGATGTCGATGGCGTCGGCGGCGGCCGGGCCGACCGCGATCTTGTTCATGTACACGACCGGGCCCGGCGAATACATCGAGCCGCGCTCCGAGAGCGCGACGACCGAGACCGAGTTCGGCAGGCCGAGCGCCAGCAGGCGCGTGCCGTCGATCGGGTCCACGGCGATATCGGTGCGCGGCTCGTTGCCGTTGCCGATTCGCTCGCCGTTGTAAAGCATCGGCGCCTCATCTTTTTCGCCTTCACCGATCACCACGATGCCATCCATATCGACGGTGGAAAGCAGCAGGCGCATGGCGTCGACGGCGGCCTTATCGCAGGCGTTGCGGTCGCCCTTGCCCATCCAGCGCGCCGCGGCCATAGCAGCCGATTCAGTGGCGCGCACCAGTTCCATCGCCAGGTTG of the Chloroflexota bacterium genome contains:
- the glpX gene encoding class II fructose-bisphosphatase, yielding MPETTSPDRNLAMELVRATESAAMAAARWMGKGDRNACDKAAVDAMRLLLSTVDMDGIVVIGEGEKDEAPMLYNGERIGNGNEPRTDIAVDPIDGTRLLALGLPNSVSVVALSERGSMYSPGPVVYMNKIAVGPAAADAIDIDAPVRDNLENIARAYGKDLEELTVTVLDRPRHNELIAQIRAAGARLKLISDGDVAGALQASSPNMPVDVLMGIGGSPEAVISAAAIKCLGGNIQCKLWPRDESERRRALDAGLDLKRVLGMNDLVRSDNVFFAITGITDGELLEGVRYRGDSVSTDSLIMRSRSGTFRRVKAEHSLHKLMKFSQIAYEG